A window of Onychostoma macrolepis isolate SWU-2019 chromosome 01, ASM1243209v1, whole genome shotgun sequence contains these coding sequences:
- the LOC131521866 gene encoding C-type lectin domain family 10 member A-like isoform X2, with product MYGKTQEQNMEFEAFYESDEDTTGPRTLSYIQAKGKAIQCRGSRCLVLIAVGLGLICVLLLVFIILQNITITAERDLINSHKNTVEEFNQTINSLQDNYTDLMTEKHQLQNNKLELETRVNDLTAEKSQLQRDFDSLGQRNLDFERKVTTLSDELKKNVSKGGNQCSLDGLFVSKKAMSWSDSRKYCRDRGGDLVIINTEEKQRLMSSLVRLSERAWIGLSDRENEGNLTWVDNSTLKQGICLFPGS from the exons ATGTACGGCAAGACACAGGAGCAAAACATGGAATTTGAGGCCTTTTATGAAAGTGATGAAGACACTACTGGACCTCGAACACTGAGTTACATCCAGGCTAAAGGAAAAGCTATACAGTGCA GAGGAAGTAGATGTTTGGTGTTGATCGCAGTGGGTCTCGGGCTCAtttgtgttcttctgctggTCTTCATCATACTGCAGAACATCACCATCACAGCAGAGAGAGACCTGATAAACAGTCACAAGAACACAGTTGAAGAGTTCAATCAAACCATCAACAGCTTACAAGACAATTACACTGATCTAATGACTGAAAAACACCAACTGCAGAACAACAAGCTGGAGCTGGAGACCAGAGTCAATGATCTCACTGCTGAGAAAAGCCAGTTACAGAGAGATTTTGACTCTCTGGGTCAGAGGAATCTGGATTTTGAACGCAAAGTCACGACTCTGAGTGATGAACTGAAGAAGAATGTTTCTAAAGGAG GAAATCAGTGTAGTCTAGATGGCTTGTTCGTTTCCAAAAAGGCGATGAGCTGGTCTGACAGCAGGAAGTACTGCAGGGATCGTGGTGGTGATTTGGTCATTATCAACACTGAAGAGAAGCAG AGGCTCATGTCGTCACTAGTCAGACTCAGTGAGAGAGCGTGGATTGGTTTGTCTGACAGAGAGAACGAGGGCAATTTGACATGGGTGGATaattcaacactgaaacaagg TATCTGCTTATTTCCTGGATCCTAA
- the LOC131521866 gene encoding C-type lectin domain family 4 member E-like isoform X1, whose translation MYGKTQEQNMEFEAFYESDEDTTGPRTLSYIQAKGKAIQCRGSRCLVLIAVGLGLICVLLLVFIILQNITITAERDLINSHKNTVEEFNQTINSLQDNYTDLMTEKHQLQNNKLELETRVNDLTAEKSQLQRDFDSLGQRNLDFERKVTTLSDELKKNVSKGGNQCSLDGLFVSKKAMSWSDSRKYCRDRGGDLVIINTEEKQRLMSSLVRLSERAWIGLSDRENEGNLTWVDNSTLKQGFWFEGEPNDEHGNEDCVEIMVFSSTLNNWNDLPCSEKRKGICEK comes from the exons ATGTACGGCAAGACACAGGAGCAAAACATGGAATTTGAGGCCTTTTATGAAAGTGATGAAGACACTACTGGACCTCGAACACTGAGTTACATCCAGGCTAAAGGAAAAGCTATACAGTGCA GAGGAAGTAGATGTTTGGTGTTGATCGCAGTGGGTCTCGGGCTCAtttgtgttcttctgctggTCTTCATCATACTGCAGAACATCACCATCACAGCAGAGAGAGACCTGATAAACAGTCACAAGAACACAGTTGAAGAGTTCAATCAAACCATCAACAGCTTACAAGACAATTACACTGATCTAATGACTGAAAAACACCAACTGCAGAACAACAAGCTGGAGCTGGAGACCAGAGTCAATGATCTCACTGCTGAGAAAAGCCAGTTACAGAGAGATTTTGACTCTCTGGGTCAGAGGAATCTGGATTTTGAACGCAAAGTCACGACTCTGAGTGATGAACTGAAGAAGAATGTTTCTAAAGGAG GAAATCAGTGTAGTCTAGATGGCTTGTTCGTTTCCAAAAAGGCGATGAGCTGGTCTGACAGCAGGAAGTACTGCAGGGATCGTGGTGGTGATTTGGTCATTATCAACACTGAAGAGAAGCAG AGGCTCATGTCGTCACTAGTCAGACTCAGTGAGAGAGCGTGGATTGGTTTGTCTGACAGAGAGAACGAGGGCAATTTGACATGGGTGGATaattcaacactgaaacaagg GTTTTGGTTTGAAGGTGAGCCGAATGACGAACATGGAAATGAGGACTGTGTTGAAATTATGGTTTTTTCTTCCACCCTGAACAACTGGAATGATCTCCCATGTTCAGAGAAGAGAAAAGGGATttgtgagaaataa